The following proteins come from a genomic window of Anas acuta chromosome 22, bAnaAcu1.1, whole genome shotgun sequence:
- the LOC137843468 gene encoding actin-1-like, protein MSHVVVAGTPAVIFDNGSGQCKAGLSGELAPRSVISTVVGYPKFRLVMFGAGHKEWYVGEEAQSKRGILSLNYPMDNGLVTSWDNMEKIWRYLYEQELRLKPSERPALLTETPLNPLSHREKMAELMFESFHVPALFITLQALAVLYAGARTTGLVLDSGDGVTVTVPVYKGKYLLQGITRVDFAGRDVTKYLARLLLETGHSFMSATEREIVRDIKEKLCYVALDPRQKMQDKPENLSREYILPDGRSVTVGDQLFRAPEALFAPREVEAQGPGVVGMVLRSLARCSSRIQLDILRNVVLSGGSTLFQGFKERLLKDLQAAIPSTAPVKIFSPENRMYSVWTGASLLASLTAFRNMWITREDYYEVGPTLLQRKCF, encoded by the coding sequence ATGTCGCACGTAGTGGTGGCGGGGACCCCCGCCGTGATCTTTGACAACGGCTCTGGGCAGTGCAAGGCTGGGCTGTCGGGGGAGCTGGCACCCCGCTCGGTGATCTCCACTGTTGTGGGGTACCCCAAGTTCAGGCTTGTCATGTTTGGGGCCGGTCACAAGGAGTGGTACGTCGGAGAAGAAGCCCAGTCCAAACGGGGCATTTTGTCTTTGAATTACCCAATGGACAACGGGCTGGTTACATCCTGGGACAACATGGAGAAGATCTGGAGATACCTGTACGAGCAGGAACTCAGGCTGAAGCCCAGTGAGAGGCCAGCGCTGCTGACCGAGACCCCTCTCAATCCCTTGTCCCACCGGGAAAAAATGGCCGAGCTGATGTTCGAAAGCTTCCACGTGCCGGCCCTCTTCATCACGCTGCAGGCGCTCGCGGTCCTGTACGCCGGGGCCCGCACGACCGGGCTGGTGCTGGACAGCGGGGACGGCGTCACCGTCACGGTCCCTGTCTACAAAGGCAAGTACCTGCTGCAGGGCATAACCAGGGTGGATTTTGCCGGCAGAGATGTAACCAAGTACCTCGCCAGGCTCCTCCTGGAGACCGGGCACTCCTTCATGAGCGCGACGGAGAGAGAGATCGTCAGGGATATAAAGGAGAAGCTGTGCTACGTTGCTCTAGATCCTAGACAAAAAATGCAGGACAAGCCTGAAAATCTCTCGCGTGAGTACATTCTCCCTGACGGAAGGTCTGTCACGGTGGGAGACCAGCTCTTCCGAGCTCCTGAAGCACTTTTTGCACCCAGAGAGGTAGAAGCCCAAGGGCCGGGGGTTGTGGGGATGGTCCTGCGGAGCCTCGCCAGATGTAGCAGCCGTATCCAGCTGGACATCCTAAGGAACGTGGTGCTCTCGGGCGGATCGACTCTGTTCCAGGGCTTCAAGGAGAGGCTTCTGAAGGATCTGCAGGCGGccatccccagcacagcccccgtCAAGATCTTCTCCCCAGAAAATCGGATGTACTCGGTGTGGACTGGCGCGTCGCTGCTCGCCAGCCTGACAGCGTTTAGGAATATGTGGATTACCAGGGAGGACTATTACGAAGTCGGGCCAACACTACTCcagagaaaatgcttttga
- the LOC137843467 gene encoding actin-1-like yields the protein MFDPSVLDVPAVIFDNGSGLCKAGVAGDSGPRSVITAVVGRSKAKSTMLGAGMKEYYVGEEAQSKRGILSLNYPIDHGIVTSWDDMERIWRHVYEHELRLKAAERPVLLTEAPLNPLQNREKMTEIMFEGFMVPAMYVAVQAALALYASARTTGIVMDSGDGVTHTVPIYEGYCLPHAVSRLDVAGRDITEYFMRLLLEGGHSFVSTAEREIVRDIKEKLCYVALDPIQEMKAKPEEVMKEYRLPDSNVIQIGSQLFRAPEVLFVPANIGIEAPGVHKMIFNSVMKCDIDVRRNLYANVLLSGGSTLFPGLEERILREMHLQVPTGMFVRIVAPPERKYSVWIGASVLTCLTSFKQMWVTVSDYKDFGAAVIHRKCF from the coding sequence ATGTTTGACCCCAGCGTTTTGGACGTCCCAGCAGTGATCTTTGACAACGGGTCTGGGTTATGCAAGGCAGGTGTCGCAGGTGACAGTGGCCCAAGGTCTGTTATCACGGCAGTTGTTGGTCGCTCAAAAGCCAAATCTACAATGCTTGGAGCTGGGATGAAAGAATACTACGTTGGAGAAGAAGCTCAGTCCAAAAGAGGGATCCTGTCTTTGAATTACCCGATTGACCATGGCATCGTTACCTCCTGGGATGACATGGAGAGGATCTGGAGACACGTCTACGAGCATGAGCTGAGACTCAAAGCCGCTGAAAGGCCGGTGCTGTTGACAGAAGCCCCCCTAAATCCTCTGCAGAACCGGGAGAAAATGACAGAGATCATGTTTGAAGGCTTCATGGTGCCCGCTATGTACGTGGCAGTCCAGGCAGCTCTGGCACTCTACGCCTCAGCCCGCACCACCGGGATCGTCATGGACAGCGGGGACGGTGTCACCCACACGGTCCCCATTTACGAGGGGTACTGCCTGCCCCATGCTGTCTCCAGGCTGGATGTTGCTGGCAGAGATATCACCGAGTATTTCATGAGGCTTCTTCTGGAGGGCGGGCACTCTTTTGTTAGCACAGCTGAAAGGGAAATCGTGAGAGATATCAAAGAGAAGCTGTGCTACGTAGCTTTGGACCCCATccaagaaatgaaagcaaagcccGAAGAAGTCATGAAAGAGTACAGGTTACCCGACAGCAACGTCATTCAGATCGGCAGCCAGCTCTTCCGTGCTCCAGAGGTGCTCTTTGTGCCTGCAAACATCGGCATCGAAGCACCCGGCGTGCACAAAATGATCTTCAACAGCGTCATGAAGTGCGACATCGACGTGCGCAGGAACCTCTACGCCAACGTCCTGCTCTCGGGAGGCTCCACGCTCTTCCCCGGCCTGGAGGAGCGGATCCTGAGGGAGATGCACCTCCAAGTGCCCACGGGCATGTTCGTGAGGATCGTTGCCCCCCCCGAGAGAAAATACAGCGTGTGGATCGGCGCCTCCGTCCTCACCTGCCTGACGTCTTTCAAGCAAATGTGGGTCACCGTGAGCGACTACAAGGACTTCGGGGCAGCCGTTATCCATCGGAAGTGCTTCTGA